From a single Miscanthus floridulus cultivar M001 chromosome 8, ASM1932011v1, whole genome shotgun sequence genomic region:
- the LOC136469330 gene encoding putative disease resistance RPP13-like protein 3: MASSLTMFVANLVLAEISEHRAVKGDVNRLKKNYERVVLMMESAERKVMLDDEVGRYWLKRVKDHMYQVENVVDQWIIKNDKPRGSLRRTISCGDHSGLIKVAAAIKELNVDFESILKLPVETKTNQHAIRSYGKTAPDYNADIIGDYVDSDASDLIELLHSSKKRYRLIAIVGMVGIGKTTLARRIYHRVKVGDGNPHHFEKKLWIRFSNDLSSLIMWSDRRKEGPTKDQLQKLGDEIAKKKFLLVVDSVWTENVWEALLEGPLQQGNSESSRVIVTTRNKHIAKRIGAGHIHYVIRMNNIDALSLLFRRASISENDEADLKDIGQQIVKKCDGLPLAIRSIGRTLRGHEPTRHDWETVCRTAFQDLSPEEQYMINLSFQNLPSYMRQCFLYCSVFPEDFFIEKQYIIQQWISEGFIVEKRKLTMEEVAEYYFDELIGRGLLRLEFGNAGAIGAKMPIMIRSFAKDVSDYENFCNESVSITNLFEVRRLSIVENNEVKDHNDDGNENENGDSGEIIGAEENINDNMANNNHRNNNEARREASTGESVSLHGLRRMKYLRTLVLHKSTIPDGIRVDMFKQLNLLRVLDLREVQGIRTLPISIGSLEHLRYLNISETNIRKVPRSIVYLRMLQYLLLRNCSEIQTLPKGIRQLRYLRCLDISGTGIKDINWSFSSMEELISMQGFPIGDNIGSLQSLDLKFPKKLDILRIDGLEEITTTTTTTTTTTTTTTTTTTTTTTQQQQQQQQQQSPPENKWPIKKYQLKELELCYINVDPPLMPDDPTDERRRVLERFVPHKRLVHLKIQNYYGKQYPSWILTLSNLQRLHLQNCVWCKKLPSLGELPQLKFLAVTGFDNLCSLGMEFRGDLQGKVAFSRLQQLFIGDMKALHTWSDLQSQDLPQLQILRLLGCINLVVIPLILQESTTLMRLEVDTRTKTMIEDKLQGFTKGKVVNMDDTWELQQDRIVIADVAPQNVHPPHQQDEIVEAADQQNAHPSQQDEIVQATVAPQNAQPPQQEIVEAEVAPQNTYPHEQDEVVEERVALQKKMPKIFQLDIINVVLTIFATTILCSILYLMC; encoded by the exons ATGGCCTCCAGCCTCACCATGTTCGTGGCCAACTTGGTGTTGGCGGAGATCAGCGAGCATCGGGCCGTCAAGGGCGACGTCAACAGGCTCAAGAAGAACTACGAGCGGGTGGTGCTGATGATGGAGTCGGCGGAGCGCAAGGTGATGCTGGACGACGAGGTAGGCAGGTACTGGCTCAAGCGGGTCAAGGACCACATGTACCAGGTCGAGAACGTCGTCGACCAATGGATCATCAAGAACGACAAGCCCAGG GGATCTCTCAGAAGGACGATTAGCTGTGGTGATCATTCTGGTCTCATAAAAGTTGCTGCCGCCATAAAGGAGTTGAATGTGGATTTTGAGAGCATACTGAAGCTTCCAGTTGAGACCAAGACAAACCAGCACGCAATTCGATCATATGGAAAGACAGCACCTGACTACAATGCTGATATTATTGGTGACTACGTTGACAGCGATGCTAGTGATTTAATTGAGTTATTACATAGTTCCAAGAAAAGATATCGTCTTATTGCGATAGTTGGAATGGTTGGAATTGGCAAGACTACTCTTGCTCGGAGGATATATCACAGAGTCAAGGTTGGTGATGGTAACCCTCATCACTTTGAGAAAAAATTATGGATACGTTTCTCCAATGATTTGAGTTCACTAATAATGTGGTCAGATCGTCGTAAGGAAGGACCAACTAAAGATCAACTACAGAAACTGGGGGATGAAATAGCTAAGAAGAAATTCTTGCTAGTAGTTGATTCTGTCTGGACAGAAAATGTTTGGGAGGCGTTGTTGGAGGGTCCTCTGCAGCAGGGCAACAGTGAAAGCAGTAGAGTGATAGTAACTACCAGAAATAAGCATATTGCTAAAAGAATCGGGGCTGGTCATATCCATTATGTCATAAGGATGAACAACATTGATGCTTTGAGCTTGCTGTTTCGAAGAGCTTCGATTAGTGAGAATGACGAAGCAGACTTAAAGGACATTGGGCAACAGATAGTCAAGAAATGTGATGGTCTCCCGCTTGCCATCAGGAGTATAGGGCGGACTCTAAGGGGCCATGAGCCGACAAGGCATGACTGGGAGACTGTATGTCGGACTGCATTTCAGGACCTTTCACCAGAGGAACAATACATGATCAACTTGAGTTTTCAGAATTTGCCATCTTACATGAGGCAGTGCTTTCTTTACTGTTCAGTCTTTCCTGAAGATTTCTTCATCGAGAAACAGTACATTATACAACAATGGATCTCTGAGGGCTTCATTGTGGAGAAGAGAAAACTCACCATGGAAGAGGTTGCGGAGTATTATTTTGATGAGTTGATTGGAAGAGGTCTCCTCCGTCTTGAGTTTGGGAATGCTGGTGCCATAGGAGCGAAGATGCCTATCATGATCCGCTCCTTTGCGAAGGATGTGTCTGATTATGAAAACTTCTGCAATGAATCAGTTTCTATAACAAATCTTTTTGAAGTACGACGACTATCAATAGTTGAAAACAATGAGGTAAAGGATCACAATGATGATggcaatgaaaatgaaaatggtgACAGTGGTGAGATCATAGGAGCAGAAGAAAATATCAATGACAACATGGCAAATAATAACCACAGAAATAATAATGAAGCCAGAAGAGAGGCAAGCACTGGAGAAAGCGTATCGCTGCATGGACTAAGAAGGATGAAGTACCTGAGAACACTAGTACTTCATAAGAGCACAATACCAGATGGCATTCGAGTGGACATgttcaaacaactaaatcttttaagAGTGCTTGACCTACGTGAAGTGCAAGGTATTAGGACTCTACCTATTTCTATAGGAAGCCTAGAGCATCTTCGATACTTGAATATTTCTGAAACAAATATAAGAAAAGTCCCTAGGAGCATAGTATACCTAAGGATGCTCCAGTATTTGCTCCTCAGGAACTGCTCAGAAATACAGACACTTCCAAAGGGCATAAGGCAGCTAAGATATTTGAGGTGCCTTGACATTTCAGGTACTGGTATCAAGGATATAAACTGGAGCTTTTCTAGCATGGAAGAGCTTATCTCTATGCAAGGTTTCCCCATAGGAGATAATATTGGTTCGCTACAGTCACTGGATCTTAAATTTCCCAAGAAACTTGATATTCTTCGTATTGATGGGCTAGAggaaataacaacaacaacaacaacaacaacaacaacaacaacaacaacaacaacaacaacaacaacaacaacaacacagcagcagcagcagcaacagcaacaaCAAAGCCCACCTGAAAATAAATGGCCAATTAAAAAGTATCAGCTCAAGGAGCTTGAGCTATGTTACATTAATGTTGACCCTCCATTGATGCCAGACGACCCAACAGACGAAAGAAGGCGAGTTCTCGAGAGATTTGTCCCTCACAAACGCCTAGTGCATCTCAAAATTCAGAACTACTATGGGAAGCAGTACCCTTCATGGATATTGACGCTCTCAAACCTCCAACGACTCCACCTCCAAAACTGTGTATGGTGCAAGAAACTCCCTTCATTGGGAGAGCTGCCACAGCTCAAGTTTCTAGCTGTGACAGGCTTTGACAATTTATGCTCACTTGGAATGGAGTTTAGGGGTGATCTGCAGGGCAAGGTAGCATTTAGCAGGCTCCAGCAGCTTTTCATTGGTGACATGAAAGCTCTGCATACATGGTCTGATCTACAGAGCCAGGATCTGCCGCAACTTCAAATACTCAGGTTATTGGGATGCATAAATTTGGTAGTCATTCCTCTCATTCTTCAAGAGTCAACAACACTAATGAGGTTGGAGGTTGATACCAGAACTAAGACTATGATCGAGGATAAGCTCCAAGGCTTCACAAAGGGTAAAGTAGTCAATATGGATGACACATGGGAACTACAGCAAGACAGAATTGTTATAGCAGATGTGGCTCCACAAAATGTGCACCCTCCTCATCAACAAGATGAAATCGTTGAAGCGGCAGACCAACAAAATGCACACCCCTCCCAGCAAGATGAAATTGTTCAAGCAACAGTGGCCCCACAAAATGCACAACCTCCACAACAAGAAATTGTTGAAGCGGAAGTTGCCCCACAAAATACATACCCTCATGAACAAGACGAAGTTGTTGAAGAGAGAGTGGCCCTACAGAAAAAGATGCCCAAAATATTCCAGCTTGACATAATCAATGTTGTCCTTACCATCTTTGCTACCACTATACTTTGCTCCATTTTGTATCTAATGTGCTAA